A window of Streptomyces broussonetiae genomic DNA:
ACCTGCTGCGTCCCCGCCCGCAGCGCGCGCACGAGGCACGGCTGCGCGTCGATGCGGCGCTGGCCGCCGCAGGGCTCGACCTCGAGTCGCTGCCCAAGGGCTCCCGCACGGCCGTACGGGACCTGGAGCGGCTCCAGGAGCTGCGGCTGTCCGTCGCCCTGGCGCTGCTCGGCCGCCCCGGGCTGCTCGGCGTCGACGACATCGACCTGAAGCTCTCGGACGCCGAACGCGCCGAGGCCTGGGACCTGCTGCGCTCACTCACGCGCGCGGGGACGACGGTCGCGGCCGTCTGCCGCACCGCGCCCGCCGACTGCGTGGCCGTACGGACCGGGGCCAAGGACGCCGAGGCCAGGGGCGACGAGGACGCCGCGGCCGGCGCGAACGACGACACGGACGACGAGAAGAGCGACCCCGAGGAGGATGCCGATGCGCTCGCCTAGGCTGGCCGCGCTCGAGCTGAGGCGTTTCGGGCGCGGGAAGCTGCCGCGCGCCGC
This region includes:
- a CDS encoding ATP-binding cassette domain-containing protein codes for the protein MDGVNVTAEGLGLKGPRGWAFRGITLDAKPGSLIAIEGPSGSGRTSLLLALTGRMKPTEGTAAVGGLGLPKRMAALRRISAVANVSGVTDLEPALTVGEHLRERALLQSRFTDSLPDLLRPRPQRAHEARLRVDAALAAAGLDLESLPKGSRTAVRDLERLQELRLSVALALLGRPGLLGVDDIDLKLSDAERAEAWDLLRSLTRAGTTVAAVCRTAPADCVAVRTGAKDAEARGDEDAAAGANDDTDDEKSDPEEDADALA